In Gymnogyps californianus isolate 813 chromosome 12, ASM1813914v2, whole genome shotgun sequence, the genomic window CTCTGTAACAGAAAGAGCCAAAACCTTTTCGGAACAGACTGTGTTTCTTCCTCCTATTCCATCAGACTgttctaaaaaacaaaacaaacaaacaaaaacaatgcaaagtCTTTATGTGCTATTCAAAAATTCACAGTTTGTGCCTAGCAGCCAGTCATAAGGGGATGGCTTCTTTTCACACTGCCATTACAGTACAGCACCCCAGAATGTGAAATTGTTCAGTTTAGCCCAGTTTACCTCAGTGTGCCATTTGATGAAATCAAGATTTAACGGTGGCCATCACTGTGCGAAAACCAAGCGTTTCCACAGACCAGGTTATATGCCAGGATAGAGGGTTGCTCTTAGCCTGACAGAGAGGTAGACCTTTAATCCAGAGCCAAAAGCACCAGGCAAATGCCCTTCATGATGGCTTGTATTACAGCACTtcttaaacaacaaaaaagtagaCCGATACAGTCTGCTGTGGCCCACAGATGCTCAGTGTTTTCTGAGTTTCCAGATTAAGCTGTGACAGCTAATTTTTGCAGCCTATGATAGCTGGTTCTTCAACAGAACAAATGGTAGAAAAGTAAAATACCATTACTTTTAATAACAGAATGACTCAAAGCTCTCAGAGAGAGGGATTGGATTCTGCTGGGAGCTTGGAGTAAAAGCTTGGACTGGGATTCTGGAAACCTACAACGGACTTGAGCATCAAAGTTTGCTTTAAACCCTCTTTCTGTAAGACAAGAATAATCCAGCCTGGTCTAGCCCTTGTCTGACTTCTCTGTGTATGCAGTAGGCTCTCTGGAGTCAGGTCCATCTCCTGTGATGAGTCTACGTGGTGCCTGTTACAGCTAGTCCTTCAATGTTTTGTAGTCTAAACAGTAACGTGCTGCTCAACGTTGCTCCAGGTGTCAGAAGTTCTGTCTGAGGAGAAGAGCCGCTTGTCAGTGAGCGGCTGGTTTCACGGCCCGTCCATAGTCAGACCTGCACGCCACATTGAAGCTCCCTTGCCCAGGAGCCCACACATCCCCTACGATGTGAGTAACAAGCCTACCTCTGCTTATctgcatttctatttctttcacGTCCCTGGAATACCTTTTATGGGATGCACTGATGCTTGGGGATGCTTTAATCTTTAACTTACCccattctcttttttgtttcctgtccATAAAGTTGTAGCTGGTTTCTCTCTTGTGTATCTTTCTTGACTCTGTACATTTTGCATACCTACAATAGTGCAGAGAATGCAGAAAATACTTACGcgcaattaaaaaaaaaaaggaatggagtgtgtgtggggaggaaTCCAGCCCTGTGgccagctggggaagggggaattGGGGAATCctttttacttttgcaaattCAGCATTCTAATCCATTTCCCTTCCAGCATGAAATCTTGTATGAGTGGATCAATCTAGTTTATTTGGACATGGACTCCCAAGCTCAAATCCAGGAGGAATTTGAGGAGCAATCAGAAATTCTCCTGAAAGATTTTCTTAAGGTGAGCCCAGTGGTTCAATCTGATGTGGTCTGCTAGAACAGGTCACAGGGCTGGTAGGTACCACATGTCAGGCGGGCTGGGAAAGGCCTTGCTTGTTTGGCTGTCAACTAAAACACCTTCTGGCTTCACTCCCTAAAGGGGaatggaccagatgacctccagaggtcccttccaacctcagccattctgtgattctgtgggtGGATCCCCTCTGCCCACCTGTACACTGCTGCACAGGGACTCATCGAAAGTCACAAAATTTGCTTCAACGTTCTTGTTTCCTAcaagaagcaaagcagaaggaTGGAAACACATGTCATCCTCCCTGCTTCCTGGCATTGTGGTGACCAGAGTGTCCTTCCCTGTCTCTCAGCCTCTCGCAGCACTTGGGGAACTCAACCTGCGTGTGAAACAAATGACCCATAATGGTTTTGTCTTACTTGAAAGGCTTTGCTTCTGAAGGCTGACTGACCTCTGGTTTACTGGGCATCCGTATCTCAGTGAAACTGCATTCTCACCCAGCAGACAATCAAGTAGCATTTGATACCTGTTGGTCACTGGCATTGAAAAGACGATGCCCACCCAGGCTATGCCCCTCAATTCAGCAGTCCTTAGGCGCCTCaaacaagtgagaaaaaaattggagtGCCTTATCTGAGAGTAGACAATGGCTGCTTCTAGCACACCAGGGGAGACCTGGGAGCTAAATGCTAAAGTTTCGGCACTGTCTTTCTCTCCTAGAAAGAGCAATACCAACTACTATGTGAAGCTTTGGAGAACAAAGACATCCAGTGGAGTAGTCGGGGGCCTGCCAATAAAAGGTGGGGAATGACAGCGTCCTGCACCGATTGATGAGGCCAAGCAGGAGCTTGCCATGAGGCTGCACTGGTTGATGCTGCCCCCGTGGACGTGGTCCTTGTTGGTTCTCCGCTGCTGATACCTCTGCTGTCTTTCAGGCTCTATGAGACAGCAGAGGAAGACAGCCTCCCTCACACCCTGAAGAAATTCCTGCAGTTCTTACGCTCTGAGGCCTTGTTTTTACTGCTTTCCAACTTCACTGGCCTCAAGCTGCACTTCCTGGCTCCCTCTGATGAGGATGAAgatgctggggaaggaagagcagcagatgCCGCTGGGCACAGCAGTCCCAAACCTGAGCAGGAAGAGACTGAACAACACGCTGATAGCAATCCCCATCAGCCAGACCAGCCTGACAACATCCCTGAAGCACAAGACAATGAGACGCAGAATGGTAAGTCCAGCAGCGGCAGCGTGAAAGGGCTTGAGCAGAATCCTGACGTTAAGGATGTTGGCAGCAGAATTCCCAATGATTTTCATGGAACTAGCATTTCACCTTGTACTGCAGCCAGCACAAGGCACCAGCACAGACAGGGGACGCGAAGCATGTCAGACTGGGTATCCAAAATAAGTGACCATTTCAAAAGagtttggaataaaataatgaCTAACTTCAAGATACTGTTTTGAACAGACTTAAGTCTTAAGGGTGGGACTTCTGTAGGAGTTAAGGCACGGGTGAGGAGGGGGGGTGTTAATTAATTGCCCAATAATCTTCTGCCAATAGTTACACTCCTCCTTCATATAAAGTAGATTCTTGTATGAGACcaaatcaaaaggaagaaagtgaagAGATCAGAAGTAAAGGTAATTAGCATTAGAAAACCAATACCTAAAACTAGGATTTAacctttcagaaaatgctgcCAGCCTAAATAACCACTTAGTTGTCAGGATTGAGATATTGCTATAAAAGATTAGATTAATTTTGGATTTATGGATTggtgctgtttattttaaatggtggCTTTGAAGTTTAAGggtagaattttttaaaatgctcatcTTGCATTGAGTCAGGCAAGTCAGTGGATGCTGGAataaaaggtaattaaaaaaacaagtccTACTGAAAATCCCACCAGAACGCTTACCTGGTAcaaaggctttgtttttctgatttccaCGGCTAGTCATTTTGCCTCTTCTATCTGCCATGTTCCTGCTCTGTGATTTTAAACTCACATATGAGGAGGGCATAGTTTGGGGCTGCACGGATTGAAAACTGAGCTAaagcaatgaggaaaaaaaaaaaggcttcccCAAATTCTGATGTACCTCCTGGGATGGCACATGAAGAGTGAGTTCAGAGCGATACCCTCCTTCGCTGAAGCATCTGGTAGTTCCAGTACTTCAAGAACAGATAGGTTGCTGGCTCTTGAAGTTTGGAGCGCTACTGTAAATCttgagagcagaaaaaaaaacccaaaacaaaacaaaaggaggaacTGGTTAAACCAAAGCACACCGCAGCTTGGCCCCTTTCAAAGAGCAAATCTTGGCCTCCCTCCTCCGCACTGGTCAAAGGACATAACTTAGAGCCACCTCTAGAAAAGAAGTTAACCTGAGATCtgtggttttactttttcttccctttacaCTGTGCTGGGGATGGCAAAGACGGCTCCACAGTGGCGTGGCAGCGCAGGGGCTCGTCCCCCTACACGCCTCGAGCTTCGCAGGCGCCAGCTATTGTACAGCTTCGTTGTCTTCCCTGCCTTGTTTGTTCCCCCTCCTAGGCTCAGGTAGCCCTGTGTGTGTGGGGGAGCTGAGGCGCTGGACCCACAGGCACTATACTCTAGTCCATGACACTCAAGCAACAGAATTTGCTCTCGACCTGCTCTTCTTCTGTGGCTGTGAGGGTAAGTGGGCAAAGGAGAGATCTGAGACTCTCCTTACAAGGCTTGCCTAAAGGAAGGACTTCCGAATTCTCAGCAGTGCTACAATAGCCAaaatttccctcctttttcctaCCTCGAAGGGCTCTGTAGACTTCATCCTGCTTCTGCATAAGCCCTGGTTTCAGTAGTCTTTACACAGATTTGGGATCGTGGCCTTGGGATCAGCTTTGAGCTTTCCTGCTGGAGCCAGGAGGTGGCGCTTGGGCAGAGGGAAAGGCCGCGTCTCCCAGAGCTTTCCTCTCGCCGAGCAGCGGCTCCGGGCATGGTGGAGGGTCAGGTGGCCAGGCAGAATACCCGCTAAAAGCATTCCATTTCACCCCTTTTCTCATCAAAATCATCACTGCGCCTCCGATTCACAAAGCCCAGGGTTTTCAAAAGTTACTTTAGGCACGTCTAGGCGTTTTAGGTTGATTGCTAGTTAGATAGtggtgaaaacaaaaatctaaacGTAAGCGTTTCGGACCAGCTAGGCCCAGAATGGATGGCTGAAACCACCTGGCGCATGCCGGTAATCAGACTGAACGCCTTTTGCAGATCTGCTAAGGCAAAACTGTTCTACATGTGAGGAGCAGAGAGCCAAACCACCTTAAATGGCCCGTCTGTGGTAAAAGGCAAATCCAGTACATTTGCTTCAAATTGTttttgaacagaagaaaaaaaaaaaaatagactggCAGGAGGTAAACTGGGGATTGTCCTGTATCCAGTAGCTGTGGGGACTGGGATGGAAAAATGGCATCTCCAGGAAGGCTGCATGGAGCCTGGGCAGTGTTGAACTTTCTAagaatctttcttttctattctaaGACTGGGATCCTGAATATGGTGGCTTTACTTCCTACATCGCTAAAGGTGAAGACGAAGAGGTAAGGACCTCAGTTGCTACCTGCAAATTAGATAAAATTGTTTAGGGCGGAGAGGCATAATTACACTCTGTTGTAATGCTAACATAATCCTGAGGGTGCTCGGTATCGCACTGGAGCCTTCCTGCCTGAATTACCGCTCCTGGGCGTAGCTCTGGCTTCAGCTTCAAGAGGCTAGCGTGCACCGCAAAGCTTCAGACTCGCGCTCTCACAGTGCCTCACACCACCTGCGCCTGGTGGCACTTGGGAAGCCGCAGAGGGGCACAAGGCTGTAGCAGAGGTGCCGCTTTTCCAGGGAAGTGCTGTTGACTAGGGTCACGTTCAGTCGCAGTACCAGTGACAGTGCTGAGCAGTCATACTAAGAAGTCCAGAGTCCCTTACTGTCTAATAAATGCTTCAGGTTGAGGggtattaaaatgaaaatagtgaCATAGTTCATTTTCTAGCACCAGACCTTTGTTCTGACTAGCTTTTGAAACTGTTTCGTTTGTTTCTTCCTTGGAATGATATCAAAGCCGTTTTTGTGAAACTGATTTCGTCGCTTACTTTCGTGTCTTCTAGCTGTTGACAGTGAATCCAGAGGACAACTGCTTGGCCTTAGTTTATAGAGACAAAGAAACGATGAAGTTTGTGAAATACATCAATCATCGTAGCTTGGCACGCCTGAAAAAGCATCCGAACAGAACAGGATTTTgggatttttcctttgtctATTACGAGTGATGGCGCAGAGTGTGACCGTCGTCACACAGAAAATAGCGGCGGTGGTGGGTGGGGGGCAGGCTTCTATCCAGGCGCTCAGCTGGGGCCTGTCTAAGCCCAGACTAACTTTGCTGATGCCAACTTCATCACACTGTGTACGAGCCGTACCCTACCCCCTGGGGTCCAGGTGACTTTTTTAACCGTACAAATGGAAATCCAGTCTTCTCCCGAGTCCATTGTAACACGTTGACTGCTTTTAATGCTACGTGGAGGGGGTCATTGTCACACAAGTGACAGCTCTctggcagctttccagccgTTCTCTCATGGAAATAGCAGGGTGGGATGCGTCTCTGATCTGTCAGGGTGAACATTACAACTGTGCATTGCCCCAAGCTGATGActgatttttatgtaaaaaaggaaatgggTCAGTTAAATGCTTCAAACTCTGGTTGAGCCAGTTTTGTTACAAAATgcccaaaacatttttctgggGCTTAACTGTGTTCACTGTTTGTAGAAATAAAGGAGCTGCCATGGGAAATAGGAggtttttccagctgcacaactCCATGGAGTTGGGAAGGAAGACAGCGAGGCTCTGAAGCTGCTGGCATTGAGAAAGACCTGGCACTGTAACAAGGCGCAGGACTTTATTATGCTAAACGCTGTGCAGACAGACCCAGATGCAGCCCCTTCTCCAAAGAATTTACAAGCTAAATAGACGAGAGAAGAGACCTGCTCCTGCGTACTCTGCTTGCGTGGGTACGTGGATGGCTCTCCGCTTCAGATGCGAAAGGGCTGTGGCTCCAGCCTCAGAGCCGGGGTGGTGGGCTGGTAGCGGGAAGGCGGTAACTCACCTCGTCCTGCCTTCTCATCCACAGCCAGCGGGAGGGTCACCAACGGCGTGGCCTCGCGTCGTGTTAGTTTTGTCCTGGGGTCTGCCGGGCTCCAACGCGGCTTCTGTCACTGGAGATCAGCTCCAGTCTTTCCAGGCAGCAGATATCCAGGTCCTGTGGTAAACAGTACAAGAAAGGCAGTGGTCTCGGTGCAATACCTCCCCCCTGCACACGCTTTCAGTACTTCTCGGCTGCCCCACGTTCGCTGCAAGCAGGACTGTGCCAGACTGTCACCTCTGGGGTGTCCAGCCCCACCAAGAGGTGctgtggcagagctgtgctggttGCTTCAGGaggcagccaggctgcagaaCGCCCCGCTGGAGGCTGGGCCCTGGCCTGCGTGTGCTTgcctgaaacttttttttggcAATGGAGAGAGGCAGGTGTACTTCCAGCTCATCCGAGCCCGACAGTGCAGGCCACGGGCTTGCAGTGAGCTGGGGAGAGCGTGCACATTTcattcctcctgcctctcccggGTCGGGAGAGGGCAGCTTTGGATTAgagtctgctgcttctccagttCCAGGCCTGTTACTGAAGACCAGCGCAGCGGTGTAAGACCACAGCTGGCAGCAGAAAGCTCAAAGCAAGGCTAGCTGTGTTGGCACGAGGACTCTGCGCCCTCACAGCGCGGCACGTCCTTTGGGCATGCCTTCACGAAGATACAGGAGCAACAACCTTCAGCTGGGATCCCAACACACAGGGTTCGAAAAAGGAGCCGCTGAAGCACGAAGCTGCTGCCATTGCTTCCGAAGTGAAAATTGTCTCAGCCCCCGCCGATGCCGGAGCAAGGGGACACCACCGCTGCTGAGAGAGTGATGCACAGGAACCATATAGCTGCAGTGGCAGTTCAGTCCCGGACTATGAGCAGTAGTTCGGTTCTAGCTTTTCCCTCCATCACTGCCGGGCAGGGAGAACAGCTGGAACGTGGTTGCTCCGAGCCGCTATTGCGAGATCTACACCATGTCGTTCATATTCTGACTCGTCTCCCTAAGCTGGCTTCCATGTGCACTGCCACGACTTTCTTGCTCGGTTTTAATGTTCCTCTGCTACTGTTTTAAGCTACTTAAAAGACAAGGGGATGAAATGAAACACAAGGCCAGGACACTCCTCGTGAATCACTAGTTTCTGGGCAGCAGCTATACTTGGGGAGAAAGTAGTTCTTACTCTGAGCTGCTCCAGTAGAAAGAGACAAGTAATGGAGgtgtcaaagagaaaaaaaaaaaaaaaaggaaaattgtatgGGTAGTTTCGAACAGAGGTGACAGATACCACAGCTATTCACAGCATAGTCAGCTAGGCAAAGTTGGGAGTAAGTtaattaacaaaatgaaattatttattctaCTGCATTGTCAGCCTAAGAGCGTGTTTGGTGGATCTTGGAACAGCCTCCCAGAAGACTGGGAAGAAGCCGGGCTCTCTGaagcttgctgctttttaatactaaataataCACTAGAGGGCATATCAGCCTCTGCTTGAGCGAGCCCCTATCTACCTGATCACACACGGAACCGCCCTTCTGCCTCCGGTGACTGAGATGAAGTAATTTAAGGAGCCAAATTTGCAGTTAGCattcaaagatttaaaaaatcaacacctctctgctctgccacccTTCCTGTTAGGTCCCGAAAGGCAAAGGCAGCCCCACGCGTGGCTGACGCTGCGGGTGCAGGGGAAAGGCTCCGCTCGCCGAAATTTCAAATGACGTGAGCTActtgggggagagggagggctcTTCATTTAGACCGCGCCGATAATGGGAGCCCTCTCTATAGCTGCTCTTGCTGGATACAAATCTATATTAACAAATAGGTGTAGCTGCTTGCAAAGTACTCTGGTCATTATGGAAAGGAGTATGAATATGAAATGTATACATACCCACAAAATGAGTAAGCAGGACAATATAGAAAAATAGGATCGAGAACAGCAAGCGAACAGAGTTACAGAATGTGAGCAGAGAACAGAGACTTCATACCAGCCAAGGCAGCCTCGTGCAGGCGTCGATCAGCTCGGCTGTACAAGGACACGTGTTTCCCACCGGCTGACTGCGCCTCCCCAGCCTGGCATTTGACGCCGGGTACCAGCAGCTTTCGGTTCCTGAAGTGCCGAGTTACACAAATGCTTCACAACAAATTTTTGGGGATTTGGTGGTTCTCAGTTTGCCAAGTAGCTGAAAACAGGAACAATTCCATATGGAGCGAGATAAAACAGTTTAGCTGTAGACAAGACTAAAGGAATGGTTTCGGCACTCAAACATGCAGCAAAGAAGTTCTGACATTGGGTATTCGGTGAATTAGTATTAATTAAGATGAGCAGCAATCCACAGAACTTGGAGAAACAGGGGCTAAAATCAGATAACCTGTTGTCAAGCGTCAGTTccaattgttttgttttttaaactccaAACATGAATTAGGACATTGAAAATCACTGCTATGTAGATCCCTCTTCAGCGGGCGCTGATCTGGCATGGTACTTCTGCAGCGCGTTTTCCCAGGCAGCGAAGGGGCCGCAGGAGGAAGGCTCCAGCCCAGACTGAAGTTTCAGGCAGGCACCAAAATGCCCCAGCGGGGCAGGACGGCGGTCTAAACCCGATCCCCAGCACACGGACCAAGGTGTGGTGCCCTCTAAGCAGCCTTGCCCATGAATTTTCAGCAACACGCAGCTCTACTAGTGTGGTTTCAGGAGTTATTCTGTACTTGACCAGCAGCTTAACCTGCTGCGACTAGTTCCCCTCCCGTACCCGAGAACGGGATCACTAGGCGTTAGTCCTGGGCTGAATCGTACCAGTGGGGACTGTTTGCCGCTGATCTCCTGGTGCAGGTTCAGCTTATGGCAGCTTGCTGCTGCGTGCCAGCCAAGAGCTGCTTTATTTCAACTGGCAACTGCAAACCCGGTATCACTTCAGCTTACGGGACGTGGATTTTACATTTGGCAAAGATAAGAGttgtttttacaggaaaataaatgacaaatttGTTGTCAGAAACTTCGCCGGGGGAAATCGGCCTTATCAGAGCTCTGGAGTGTGACCGAAGGGCTGACCTTACTGCCAAGAGCAACACAGAGCTGGGACTGGAAGCGCCTGGTGTGTAGCCCTGAAAATCAGGCTGATgggaaagctgctttctgaTTAGAGCCACTCTCTTATCATTGCATGGACTACATGAATGTAAGTAAGCAAGCATTAGGATTTCGAACGTAAAGAACAAGAGGTTGAAACAGTGGGAACAGGTACAGCAGGTGGCAGAAAGCCCAGCGCTTATGCCAGGAGACTCTTCCATAATCAAGTCTTCAAGCTCACTTGCTTAGAACAGCATGGGTGGCTCCACACCCTTTTACCAAGGAGCTGGATTTGACTAACAACCAGGTTCTTAAACGGATTCAAATGAGCTCCTGCTGCAGATTTGAAGTGACAGAGATCCGTGCTTTTGGCAGCGCGGTTCTCCGTATCAAAAGGGCCAAAGCAGCGGCAAGCGGCTGTTTGGGGGATTAAAACGCATTGCAAGAATTACATTCCCCACTGAACTGGCTGCGTGCTCGCCAGTTGCTCTGTAACGAATGGTGGGCTGCTGGCTTTAATTCAGTAGCGGCAAGT contains:
- the OGFOD1 gene encoding prolyl 3-hydroxylase OGFOD1, with the translated sequence MGAKRRGAAAPPPGKKRGKREARAQLCTALRDAALRERAAAAWGRGEPLRHEAAAVEPAPFRHGVIPGFLAGPAFAEALRDELLGLGFRGRRNDLLSLRQSEELGGRPEPHVAALRHALCEEFRAWLSAVTQIELEPTIDISCAKYEYTDVLLCHDDELEGRRIAFILYLVPPWEKSDGGTLDLYSTDEHFQPQQIVKSLVPSWNTLVFFEVSPVSFHQVSEVLSEEKSRLSVSGWFHGPSIVRPARHIEAPLPRSPHIPYDHEILYEWINLVYLDMDSQAQIQEEFEEQSEILLKDFLKKEQYQLLCEALENKDIQWSSRGPANKRLYETAEEDSLPHTLKKFLQFLRSEALFLLLSNFTGLKLHFLAPSDEDEDAGEGRAADAAGHSSPKPEQEETEQHADSNPHQPDQPDNIPEAQDNETQNGSGSPVCVGELRRWTHRHYTLVHDTQATEFALDLLFFCGCEDWDPEYGGFTSYIAKGEDEELLTVNPEDNCLALVYRDKETMKFVKYINHRSLARLKKHPNRTGFWDFSFVYYE